The proteins below are encoded in one region of Parvicella tangerina:
- a CDS encoding patatin-like phospholipase family protein, whose translation MKKQKNILVLSGGGFKGAFQVGALETLNANWQEITGLSTPMHFDKISGVSVGALNGAMMAMGHEGFENLLHLWYDLVGVNGVSEIYTSTIVEVIEKDKEASLKFRPEGIVKQLIPEFKVPFNFFKDLPIIFSKNRRVEFLQKLQHRILQEVGKSFQNFKGIADNTPLLEKLKKYLDRDKLVSEFRCGFVSLDTGEYHSVLAHEFETNDDFVKGVLASTVMPIVWTPVDRIAFKKDGKRVIARNCVDGGVKNVTPLGDIIRNMDKDDNYRIFIINCHDGKIQEDDFDNKNIAQIALRSLQEIAMGEIFNNDLSEFIKVNDLVKQNNENKAPDLFNYSWKDRMRTDRVLKAFDYVIIEPDTGVLGNPLISTSRIFKKRINHGKLKAKSIKRFPSDG comes from the coding sequence ATGAAAAAGCAGAAAAACATCCTCGTATTAAGTGGCGGGGGATTCAAAGGAGCTTTCCAAGTGGGAGCATTAGAAACACTTAACGCCAATTGGCAAGAAATCACAGGATTATCGACCCCGATGCACTTCGATAAGATTTCAGGTGTAAGTGTCGGAGCATTGAACGGTGCTATGATGGCAATGGGACATGAAGGATTTGAAAATCTATTGCACTTATGGTATGATTTAGTCGGAGTCAATGGAGTTTCAGAAATTTACACTTCTACCATTGTGGAAGTAATCGAAAAAGACAAGGAAGCTTCTTTAAAGTTTCGACCTGAAGGAATCGTAAAACAACTCATTCCCGAGTTTAAAGTTCCGTTTAACTTCTTTAAAGATTTACCAATTATCTTTTCAAAGAACAGACGTGTTGAGTTCCTACAAAAGCTACAGCATAGGATTTTGCAAGAGGTTGGTAAATCCTTCCAAAACTTCAAGGGAATTGCGGACAACACTCCCCTATTGGAAAAGTTGAAAAAGTATCTAGACAGAGATAAGCTGGTTTCTGAGTTCAGATGTGGATTTGTTTCACTGGACACCGGAGAATATCATAGCGTTTTGGCTCATGAATTTGAAACAAATGATGACTTTGTAAAAGGCGTGCTTGCTTCAACAGTCATGCCTATTGTTTGGACTCCAGTTGATCGAATTGCTTTCAAGAAAGATGGCAAAAGAGTCATCGCCCGAAATTGCGTAGATGGCGGGGTCAAAAATGTCACGCCATTAGGCGACATTATCAGAAACATGGACAAGGATGATAATTACCGTATTTTCATTATCAATTGTCATGATGGTAAAATACAAGAAGATGATTTTGACAATAAAAACATCGCGCAAATCGCACTTCGCTCATTACAAGAAATTGCAATGGGAGAAATCTTTAACAATGACTTATCTGAGTTTATCAAAGTGAATGATCTAGTTAAGCAGAATAACGAGAATAAAGCTCCTGACCTTTTTAACTACTCATGGAAGGATCGAATGCGAACGGACAGAGTATTAAAGGCGTTCGATTACGTTATTATTGAACCTGACACTGGAGTTCTCGGAAATCCGCTTATATCTACTAGTAGAATCTTTAAGAAGCGAATTAACCACGGAAAGCTAAAGGCAAAGTCAATTAAAAGATTCCCTTCTGATGGATAG
- a CDS encoding NAD(P)H-dependent oxidoreductase, with translation MNYLESLKWRYATKKFDAQKRIEPEVLDRIIEAGGLTATSLGLQAIKILRLEDENLREAILPHCFNQRQVVDASDLLILCVDTDIDQNKIDAYINLVAKTRNQHIDDLQGFKKMISGYLSSFESRKPMQEWLARQSYITLGTLLTACAMERLDSCPMEGFRPKEVAKVLQLEEEGLFPILLLPVGYRADNDRNQHLRKVRKPLDEFLLVR, from the coding sequence ATGAATTATTTAGAGTCACTAAAGTGGCGATATGCTACCAAAAAGTTTGATGCCCAAAAAAGAATCGAGCCAGAAGTCCTTGATCGAATTATTGAAGCTGGCGGATTAACGGCCACATCATTAGGTCTTCAAGCAATAAAGATTTTGAGACTTGAGGACGAAAATCTGAGAGAAGCTATTCTTCCTCATTGCTTTAATCAACGTCAAGTAGTAGATGCAAGTGATCTACTCATTTTATGCGTTGACACGGACATCGATCAAAACAAGATTGATGCCTACATTAATCTTGTTGCAAAGACAAGAAACCAACATATCGATGACCTGCAAGGATTTAAAAAAATGATTTCTGGCTACCTTAGTAGTTTTGAGAGCAGGAAACCCATGCAGGAATGGCTAGCCAGACAATCTTATATTACACTGGGAACGCTTTTAACAGCTTGTGCGATGGAACGTTTAGATAGCTGTCCGATGGAAGGTTTTAGGCCTAAAGAGGTTGCAAAAGTTCTCCAGCTTGAAGAAGAAGGATTATTTCCAATATTACTTCTTCCTGTTGGTTATCGTGCAGATAACGATCGCAATCAGCACCTGCGTAAAGTCAGAAAACCACTAGACGAATTCTTATTGGTCCGTTGA
- a CDS encoding helix-turn-helix domain-containing protein, which produces MNKINATLRIIRKQKRITQKSMAERLNIARSTYSKLESGNTRIDVAMLTNICRILEVSTTEIIKENGDYTLDSISEELDIMMGIAETSLFEDLHKTVAYDQLTTEQKKKLEEKGFGDRKSYENTPFNGRIFSFGQKEVFRYMMDNCGMEMFFRLKLITTDYWLDKWKDYLEDKKSKHKYFEENGDFPAQDQNHLEIDEKDYFVVVFIDLKFPNNKSKTVQISERDFPNNSDDPDEILDYVILKTDALHGEILCFSVDGYDSVCEIVE; this is translated from the coding sequence ATGAATAAAATTAATGCAACCCTTAGGATAATACGAAAACAAAAACGAATAACGCAAAAGAGTATGGCTGAGCGTCTTAATATTGCTCGGTCAACCTATAGCAAACTTGAATCTGGGAATACTAGGATAGACGTGGCGATGCTCACAAACATTTGTCGTATTCTAGAAGTATCGACTACTGAAATAATTAAAGAAAATGGTGACTATACACTCGATTCAATATCTGAAGAACTAGACATTATGATGGGGATTGCGGAAACAAGTTTATTTGAGGATCTTCATAAAACAGTCGCTTACGATCAGTTAACGACAGAACAAAAAAAGAAGCTCGAAGAAAAAGGATTTGGTGATCGCAAGAGCTATGAAAACACTCCTTTTAACGGAAGGATTTTTTCTTTCGGTCAGAAAGAAGTCTTCCGTTATATGATGGACAACTGTGGGATGGAAATGTTTTTTAGATTGAAACTTATTACTACGGATTACTGGTTAGACAAATGGAAGGATTATCTGGAAGACAAGAAGTCTAAGCACAAATATTTCGAAGAAAATGGTGACTTTCCTGCTCAAGATCAGAATCATCTAGAAATTGACGAAAAAGACTATTTTGTAGTCGTATTTATCGACTTAAAATTTCCAAACAACAAATCCAAAACAGTGCAAATATCAGAAAGAGATTTTCCTAATAACAGTGATGATCCTGACGAAATTTTAGACTACGTAATATTGAAAACTGATGCCCTTCATGGAGAAATATTGTGTTTTTCTGTAGATGGATACGACTCAGTCTGTGAAATCGTTGAATAG
- a CDS encoding MarR family winged helix-turn-helix transcriptional regulator: MSTISEEIQSSFETDQQMAIVNILYTANWLKNLHGEDLKKFNITLQQYNILRILRGGKDWMAMNDVKSRMIEKSPNATRLADKLISSEFIERKRCDVDRRVVYVKITSKGKKLLKTIDDQKMLLPTDGFHENLSADEAKTLSNLLDKLRG, from the coding sequence ATGTCTACAATTAGCGAAGAAATTCAGAGTTCGTTTGAAACGGATCAGCAAATGGCCATTGTAAACATTCTTTACACAGCCAACTGGTTAAAGAATTTACACGGAGAGGACCTAAAGAAATTCAACATCACTCTGCAACAGTATAATATTCTCCGTATTTTACGGGGAGGTAAGGATTGGATGGCAATGAACGATGTTAAATCCAGGATGATCGAAAAATCCCCCAATGCAACGAGGCTAGCTGACAAACTCATCTCTTCTGAATTCATCGAACGAAAACGATGTGATGTAGATCGAAGGGTGGTTTATGTTAAGATCACTTCCAAGGGAAAAAAGCTTTTAAAAACCATTGATGACCAGAAAATGCTCTTACCTACAGATGGTTTCCACGAAAACCTGAGCGCTGATGAAGCAAAAACATTATCGAACCTTTTAGACAAACTCAGAGGGTAA
- a CDS encoding DUF6904 family protein — translation MIYIIPTEKGLGVEIWGTYKDLDNLYLVIGKFWNNTNYLNKKGFESRDKLISGFSYEIRKAKEGSRLKRTSSHFTYDQIEYFGTKISWVHFLFSMTSIKYNMGINEINKFDISMILLLEFWLESAMKKYDEVGAKNLIGFIDGGIYAANDNIYHFMRCINMEYFKLKGGKRAFRKLPELLKLGIFNTNEYLEYQKFLTTESKRLNCEIINMEINDDHVDYENIKW, via the coding sequence ATGATCTACATTATACCAACCGAAAAAGGTTTAGGTGTCGAAATTTGGGGAACCTACAAGGATTTAGATAACCTCTATTTAGTAATCGGAAAATTCTGGAACAATACAAATTACCTCAACAAGAAAGGTTTTGAAAGTAGAGATAAACTGATAAGTGGGTTTTCATACGAAATTAGAAAAGCAAAGGAAGGAAGTCGACTAAAAAGGACTTCAAGTCATTTTACCTATGATCAAATCGAATATTTTGGAACTAAAATTTCGTGGGTTCATTTTTTATTTTCAATGACATCAATTAAATACAATATGGGAATCAACGAAATCAACAAGTTTGATATTTCAATGATTTTACTGCTAGAGTTTTGGTTGGAAAGTGCTATGAAAAAATACGATGAAGTCGGAGCAAAGAATTTAATTGGATTTATTGACGGTGGAATTTACGCTGCAAACGATAATATTTATCACTTTATGCGATGTATAAATATGGAATATTTTAAACTTAAAGGAGGAAAAAGAGCTTTTAGAAAACTTCCTGAACTTTTGAAGCTTGGAATTTTTAACACCAATGAATATCTTGAGTACCAAAAATTTTTAACAACTGAATCAAAAAGACTAAACTGTGAAATAATAAATATGGAAATTAACGATGATCATGTAGATTATGAAAATATTAAATGGTAA
- a CDS encoding helix-turn-helix domain-containing protein: MKVPAKIKVSTSELLQAQSKFLLLCAKYGCKMIDEIMDNMLLRAYKQNNRYAGNFLISKVCEEFQVTRYDLFESKARKEMIDARKVYCAVAYQTLNLTQDQIGKSIGGDRNLVYRAIKDIEESLTTPNPVPYQKELLKKYNRVLFRVKAYLEFKAKSTKKNVNQTKKEKQQD; this comes from the coding sequence ATGAAAGTACCCGCTAAAATAAAAGTATCTACCTCCGAGTTGCTTCAGGCTCAATCTAAGTTTCTGTTGTTATGCGCCAAATACGGATGCAAAATGATCGATGAGATTATGGATAATATGCTTCTTAGAGCCTATAAGCAAAACAACCGTTATGCAGGTAATTTTTTGATCAGCAAAGTTTGCGAAGAGTTTCAGGTAACAAGGTACGACCTGTTTGAATCAAAGGCTAGAAAAGAAATGATTGATGCTCGAAAGGTTTATTGTGCCGTAGCTTATCAAACGCTTAACCTAACTCAAGACCAAATTGGCAAATCAATAGGTGGCGATCGAAATTTAGTTTATCGAGCAATCAAAGACATTGAAGAATCTTTAACTACCCCAAACCCAGTACCCTATCAAAAGGAGTTACTCAAGAAATACAACAGGGTATTATTCAGGGTAAAAGCCTACCTAGAATTTAAGGCTAAAAGCACAAAAAAGAATGTCAATCAGACTAAAAAAGAAAAACAGCAAGACTAA
- a CDS encoding MATE family efflux transporter, with amino-acid sequence MKKNKSTLLGTENISSLLLKQAIPAAIGFFLMSINMVVDTIFVGKYIGNLAIGAVSIVTPIAFLMTSFGMAIGIGGASVVSRALGAQDKDKAQLAFNNQISLAFIIVAIFTAVSFIFKDPILNAFGAKGELFSPASKYYLITMIGVPFLSFAMTGNNNLRAEGKANQAMMALLIPSLMNMLLDYIFIAQLDYGMEGAAWATAISFISSGLFIILYFIFGDTELKIDPTLFGLKKQIVKEIASIGMISILRQGGISLLMIALNQMLLKYGEINGVGGENAVSIYGIVNRIAMIAFFPLIGIAQGLVPIAGYNYGAKKYDRVKEVINLSNLSGFVLGLLLCLSLLLNSSTIPKLFLNKEDYHLIPIASDAIFYVFMMSFLTVFQLVGASYYQALGKGIPALLLTLTKQVFFLLPFVLILPNFYGLKGIWYSFTIADVASAAVCFFFLRIGINKMMKRWDNQPVEPQIELEENLVD; translated from the coding sequence ATGAAGAAGAATAAATCCACATTATTAGGTACAGAGAATATCTCTTCATTGCTGCTTAAACAAGCAATACCCGCTGCAATTGGTTTCTTTTTGATGTCAATAAATATGGTGGTTGACACCATTTTTGTAGGTAAGTATATTGGCAATCTTGCCATTGGTGCTGTGAGTATCGTTACCCCGATAGCCTTTCTGATGACCTCTTTCGGAATGGCAATTGGTATTGGTGGAGCAAGTGTCGTTTCAAGAGCATTGGGAGCTCAGGACAAGGACAAAGCCCAGCTTGCTTTTAATAATCAAATTTCCCTTGCTTTTATCATTGTAGCCATCTTCACAGCTGTGAGTTTTATTTTTAAAGACCCGATTCTGAATGCGTTTGGTGCGAAGGGAGAGCTCTTTTCACCTGCATCCAAATACTACCTCATCACCATGATCGGAGTGCCTTTTTTATCCTTTGCGATGACTGGGAACAACAACTTAAGGGCCGAGGGAAAAGCAAATCAGGCTATGATGGCACTTCTTATTCCCTCGCTGATGAATATGCTGCTGGACTATATTTTTATTGCACAATTGGATTACGGCATGGAGGGAGCAGCGTGGGCAACTGCGATTTCTTTTATCTCTTCTGGTCTCTTTATCATTCTGTACTTCATATTTGGTGATACTGAATTGAAAATAGATCCAACTTTGTTTGGACTCAAAAAACAAATTGTAAAAGAAATTGCCTCAATAGGAATGATTAGTATTTTGAGACAAGGCGGAATTAGTTTATTGATGATTGCCTTAAACCAAATGCTGCTAAAATATGGGGAAATCAACGGTGTGGGAGGTGAGAATGCTGTTTCCATTTATGGCATTGTGAACCGAATAGCCATGATCGCTTTTTTCCCTTTGATTGGTATTGCCCAAGGACTTGTGCCCATAGCAGGGTATAATTACGGTGCCAAAAAGTATGACCGGGTTAAAGAGGTGATTAACTTGTCCAACCTATCTGGCTTTGTTTTAGGCTTATTGCTTTGTCTTTCTTTGCTGTTAAACAGTAGTACAATCCCTAAATTGTTTTTAAATAAAGAAGATTACCACCTCATCCCGATAGCTTCTGATGCGATCTTCTACGTTTTTATGATGTCCTTCCTTACTGTTTTTCAGCTGGTAGGAGCTAGCTATTATCAAGCTCTAGGAAAAGGTATTCCAGCGTTACTTCTCACCCTAACAAAGCAGGTGTTTTTCTTGCTTCCTTTTGTGTTAATCTTGCCAAATTTTTACGGACTTAAAGGAATTTGGTACTCATTTACTATAGCAGACGTAGCTAGTGCTGCAGTTTGCTTCTTTTTCTTGAGGATAGGCATCAATAAAATGATGAAACGTTGGGATAATCAACCTGTTGAACCTCAAATTGAATTAGAAGAAAATTTGGTGGATTA
- a CDS encoding metallophosphoesterase: MVIFSIVLFIYLLAELYIFFNLKLVVRQSRWSSIYWSIYALSFIFVVVSISSMMLSFNTNETAFTHRTPLANFLLGLTFTIIFTKIILASLFILIDLSRAVTWVIDQIVQLFDKNSTKITLEGRRSFLIKSGLALAAIPFASFLYGITFGKYNYKVKRITLKSSNLNPAFDGYKIVQISDIHAGSFDSQESVLRGVKLINEQDPDLVVFTGDLVNDRAEEIDNYIDVFKNITSKDGVLSITGNHDYGDYYQWDSEQAKKDNFERLIQKHEDLGFDLLMNESRKITRGNEHINIVGIENWGLPPFPQKGDLNKALDGVDDSFTVLLSHDPSHWDEQTLKHPKHIDLTLSGHTHGMQFGVEIPGIKWSPVKYRYPRWAGLYEEQKQHLYVNRGFGFLGLPGRVGIWPEITVIELTSEA; the protein is encoded by the coding sequence ATGGTCATATTCAGCATTGTGCTATTCATCTATTTATTGGCTGAATTGTACATCTTCTTTAACTTGAAACTGGTTGTAAGACAGAGTAGATGGTCATCTATTTACTGGAGTATATATGCATTGTCCTTTATTTTTGTGGTGGTCTCTATTAGTTCTATGATGCTATCATTTAATACGAACGAGACTGCCTTTACGCATAGAACTCCTTTAGCAAACTTTTTATTAGGACTCACCTTTACCATCATTTTCACAAAAATCATTTTGGCATCGTTGTTTATACTCATTGATCTTTCAAGAGCGGTTACTTGGGTAATTGATCAAATAGTCCAGCTCTTCGATAAGAATAGTACTAAGATCACCCTTGAGGGGAGAAGGAGTTTTTTAATCAAATCAGGATTAGCATTAGCTGCAATTCCTTTTGCTTCCTTTCTTTACGGCATTACGTTTGGCAAATATAATTACAAGGTCAAAAGAATTACGCTTAAATCAAGTAATCTGAATCCTGCATTCGATGGGTACAAAATTGTCCAGATCAGTGATATTCATGCAGGTTCTTTCGACAGTCAGGAAAGCGTGTTGAGAGGCGTTAAGCTAATTAATGAACAAGATCCTGATCTAGTTGTATTTACAGGCGACCTTGTCAATGATCGCGCTGAGGAAATTGACAACTACATTGATGTATTTAAAAATATCACCAGTAAAGATGGTGTGCTCAGCATCACGGGAAATCATGATTATGGAGACTATTATCAATGGGATTCAGAACAAGCAAAGAAGGATAACTTTGAACGTCTGATCCAAAAACACGAAGACCTCGGTTTTGATTTGCTAATGAATGAAAGTCGCAAAATCACTAGAGGCAACGAGCACATTAATATTGTAGGAATAGAAAATTGGGGGCTACCGCCTTTCCCACAAAAAGGAGATCTCAATAAGGCGCTTGATGGTGTTGATGATTCATTTACGGTTCTACTATCTCATGATCCGAGTCATTGGGATGAACAGACGCTAAAACACCCTAAGCACATTGACCTAACACTTTCTGGGCACACACATGGAATGCAATTTGGGGTTGAGATACCGGGAATCAAATGGAGCCCAGTTAAGTATCGTTATCCAAGATGGGCAGGCCTTTACGAAGAACAGAAACAGCACCTCTATGTTAACCGAGGTTTTGGGTTTCTTGGATTGCCCGGGCGTGTAGGTATTTGGCCAGAAATAACAGTTATCGAATTGACATCAGAAGCATGA
- a CDS encoding DUF1249 domain-containing protein, giving the protein MSNREISSYSTKELLTKWASLAKFIQHYEGKDWDEAKKKARTLFEDKDQTLAYIESKRSVQTSPPPSKKVQKEVSTPDPSTNQPETKPKSQKKKVKKPTKRDLPSQNYQKLIKVAPDIEERLLDGQEVYGKSKVAGFMDFVLEWVYTEKEGVYHLAITHYQEMNGDLVPDPDMRVLFDINQETLEPLSYQDFYRYQEVYEDIFSRDRISMKLRSSLNQFLKTWLSNLANQGHKIVWKHNQAPEKVSPVLEVVKDEKEESEQVIQKEDLSQKKRQDTRTAKALFKEFYKKLTSLFPNIVEKLKSNEVDGVFSNSKDETYDLVPAESKSKFIKRFGINENKENGASSIISVNVRNQRAWLTFAEKGLVDVDSAYSENDHRPLTEKNNQANTTFIGWLVALELEGYKIKWNEKEELAPNSPQKEGEVQLTNRHIKEGFKQKHIDWINKHRKGLLLVPRTKKIINNTKSIEDDLSKKAMRAGKRISRTGVIYYEGRSNRADVSRHGF; this is encoded by the coding sequence ATGAGCAATCGAGAAATATCATCGTATTCCACAAAGGAACTGCTTACCAAATGGGCTAGTCTTGCTAAGTTCATTCAACACTACGAAGGAAAGGACTGGGATGAGGCTAAAAAGAAAGCGCGAACGCTTTTTGAAGACAAAGACCAAACTTTAGCATATATCGAAAGTAAGCGATCTGTTCAAACCTCGCCTCCACCTTCTAAAAAAGTACAGAAAGAGGTTTCTACACCTGATCCATCCACAAATCAACCTGAGACAAAACCGAAATCTCAAAAGAAAAAGGTTAAGAAACCTACGAAAAGGGATTTACCCTCTCAGAATTATCAAAAACTCATAAAGGTCGCCCCCGATATTGAAGAAAGGCTATTGGATGGTCAAGAAGTATATGGCAAATCTAAAGTGGCTGGATTTATGGATTTTGTCTTAGAATGGGTTTACACTGAGAAAGAAGGGGTTTATCACCTTGCCATAACGCATTATCAAGAAATGAATGGAGATCTTGTTCCAGATCCCGACATGCGTGTGCTTTTTGACATCAACCAAGAGACTTTGGAACCTCTTAGCTATCAAGACTTTTATCGTTATCAGGAAGTTTACGAAGATATTTTTAGTCGTGATAGAATTTCAATGAAGCTTCGAAGCTCCTTGAACCAATTCTTAAAAACATGGCTTTCCAATCTAGCCAATCAAGGACACAAAATTGTTTGGAAGCACAATCAAGCTCCCGAAAAGGTTTCTCCTGTTTTGGAAGTCGTGAAAGATGAAAAAGAGGAGTCAGAGCAGGTGATTCAAAAAGAAGATCTCAGCCAAAAGAAAAGACAAGATACACGAACAGCTAAAGCTCTCTTTAAGGAGTTTTATAAAAAGCTTACTTCTCTTTTTCCTAACATCGTTGAAAAATTGAAAAGCAACGAAGTAGATGGGGTATTCTCCAATTCAAAAGACGAAACCTATGACTTAGTGCCTGCCGAATCAAAGAGTAAGTTTATCAAGCGATTTGGCATCAATGAAAACAAGGAAAACGGAGCAAGTTCAATTATTTCAGTCAATGTAAGAAACCAAAGAGCGTGGTTAACCTTTGCCGAAAAAGGACTCGTAGATGTTGACTCAGCCTACTCAGAAAACGATCACAGACCACTAACAGAAAAGAACAACCAAGCCAATACGACATTCATCGGGTGGTTAGTCGCCCTTGAACTGGAAGGCTATAAAATCAAATGGAACGAAAAAGAGGAACTAGCTCCCAACTCTCCTCAGAAGGAGGGAGAAGTACAATTAACTAATCGACACATCAAAGAAGGCTTTAAGCAAAAACACATCGATTGGATCAATAAACACAGAAAGGGACTTTTGCTAGTGCCGAGAACTAAAAAGATCATCAACAATACCAAAAGCATCGAAGATGACCTATCCAAAAAAGCCATGAGGGCAGGAAAAAGAATTTCACGTACAGGAGTAATTTATTATGAAGGGAGAAGTAATCGAGCCGATGTATCAAGACATGGTTTCTAA
- a CDS encoding aspartate-semialdehyde dehydrogenase: MKLAVVGATGMVGNVMLEVLKERNFPYDELILVASERSKGKQLSYNNKSYTLYGLQEAVDAKPDIAIFSAGGSVSKEWAPKFAASGTTVIDNSSAWRMDSDKKLVVPEINANELTKDDKIIANPNCSTIQMVLALLPIHKNFGIERLVISTYQSVTGTGVAAVKQLEDERSGKQPTMVYPHPIDKNCLPHGGDFDDNGYTSEEMKLVNETRKILGDETIQITATVVRVPVIGGHSEAVNVQTRKDFSLKEVRALLEATPGIEVQDDPANNIYPMPITAHHKDEVLVGRIRKDLSVPHGLDLWIVADNLRKGAATNAIQIAEYVLSKKLV, translated from the coding sequence ATGAAACTAGCGGTAGTCGGTGCCACAGGAATGGTGGGAAATGTTATGCTCGAGGTTCTTAAAGAAAGAAACTTTCCTTATGATGAATTGATCTTGGTCGCTTCTGAAAGAAGTAAAGGAAAACAGCTTTCATATAATAATAAATCATATACACTGTATGGACTGCAGGAAGCTGTTGATGCGAAACCCGATATTGCTATTTTTTCTGCCGGAGGCTCTGTATCTAAAGAGTGGGCTCCAAAATTTGCCGCTTCAGGAACAACTGTAATTGATAATTCTTCCGCATGGCGAATGGATTCGGATAAGAAATTAGTTGTTCCAGAGATCAATGCCAATGAACTAACCAAAGACGATAAAATTATTGCTAACCCGAACTGCAGCACAATCCAAATGGTATTGGCGCTCCTTCCTATACATAAGAATTTTGGCATTGAAAGATTGGTGATCTCTACTTATCAGAGTGTTACTGGCACTGGAGTGGCAGCTGTAAAACAACTAGAAGATGAAAGATCAGGAAAGCAACCAACGATGGTCTATCCACACCCTATCGATAAAAATTGTCTGCCACATGGTGGTGATTTTGATGATAACGGTTATACCAGTGAAGAAATGAAGTTGGTGAATGAAACACGCAAAATTCTGGGTGACGAAACTATTCAAATCACGGCTACGGTTGTCCGGGTTCCCGTTATTGGTGGTCATTCTGAGGCAGTTAATGTGCAAACTCGAAAAGACTTTTCGTTAAAAGAAGTTAGAGCTCTGCTAGAGGCCACACCGGGTATTGAAGTTCAAGATGATCCTGCTAATAACATTTACCCAATGCCGATTACTGCACATCATAAAGACGAAGTATTGGTTGGTCGAATTAGAAAAGATCTTTCAGTCCCCCATGGACTAGACCTTTGGATAGTGGCTGACAACCTCCGAAAAGGAGCCGCAACTAATGCTATTCAAATTGCGGAATATGTCCTCTCAAAAAAATTGGTGTAA